A single Thermoanaerobacterium sp. RBIITD DNA region contains:
- the ilvE gene encoding branched-chain-amino-acid transaminase — MPVVYVNGEFVDSEKASVSVFDHGYLYGDGVFEGIRAYDGVIFKLEDHLKRLYNMSKAILLDIPLTKEEMQEKICETMRRNNLRDAYIRLVVSRGKGDLGLDPYKCSSPTVVIIADKITLYPDETYQKGLKIITSTYRRNSIQTLDPQIKSLNYLNNILAKIEAVNAGYPEALLLNLDGYVVECTGDNVFIVSNGTLFTPPSAAGALGGITRATVIDIAKKLNIPFEEKYFSLFNVYTADECFLTGTAAEAIPVTEVDKRSIGDGKPGVITKKIIEEFKKIRTVYGTKVYE; from the coding sequence ATGCCTGTTGTTTATGTAAATGGAGAATTTGTAGATAGTGAAAAAGCATCTGTATCTGTTTTTGACCATGGATATCTTTATGGCGACGGAGTTTTTGAAGGAATAAGAGCATATGATGGAGTTATTTTCAAACTTGAAGACCATTTAAAAAGGCTTTATAATATGTCAAAAGCAATTTTGCTTGATATTCCGTTGACGAAAGAAGAAATGCAAGAAAAAATTTGTGAAACAATGAGACGTAATAATTTAAGAGATGCATACATAAGGCTTGTTGTATCAAGAGGAAAGGGTGATTTAGGCCTTGATCCTTATAAGTGTTCAAGCCCAACAGTTGTTATAATTGCTGATAAAATAACATTATATCCCGATGAAACATATCAAAAGGGGTTAAAAATTATAACATCAACATACAGGAGAAATTCAATTCAAACTCTTGATCCACAGATTAAATCTTTAAATTATTTAAATAATATACTTGCAAAGATTGAAGCTGTTAATGCTGGTTACCCGGAAGCTCTTCTATTAAATTTGGATGGGTATGTAGTAGAGTGTACAGGTGATAATGTGTTTATTGTATCAAATGGTACATTATTTACACCACCTTCTGCTGCGGGTGCACTCGGCGGTATAACAAGAGCGACTGTTATAGATATAGCTAAAAAATTGAATATACCTTTTGAAGAAAAATATTTCTCACTGTTTAATGTTTATACTGCAGATGAATGTTTTCTTACTGGCACGGCTGCAGAAGCTATACCTGTTACAGAGGTTGACAAAAGATCGATTGGTGATGGAAAACCAGGAGTGATAACAAAGAAAATTATAGAAGAGTTCAAAAAGATTAGAACAGTATATGGTACAAAAGTATATGAATAA
- a CDS encoding bifunctional precorrin-2 dehydrogenase/sirohydrochlorin ferrochelatase, whose translation MAYYPVMLNISGDKCLVVGGGKVSYRKILSLLECGALVSVIAPTICDEILELSKADKVSVIKREYIDNDVEGYKLVIVATNNENLNKKIALDSKRNNVLVNVVDNKELSTFIVPSVVRRGDLSIAISTNGKSPLLSKMIKEKLKNEINDGYINLVKKLYEERKILKESNLSTEEKIEIYKKIINDSGLLK comes from the coding sequence ATGGCTTACTATCCAGTAATGCTTAATATAAGTGGCGATAAATGTCTTGTGGTAGGTGGTGGTAAAGTATCGTACAGAAAGATATTATCACTTCTTGAATGTGGTGCTTTAGTGTCTGTTATAGCACCAACTATATGTGATGAAATTTTGGAATTATCAAAGGCAGACAAAGTATCTGTAATTAAAAGAGAATATATAGATAACGATGTTGAAGGCTATAAATTGGTTATAGTTGCGACAAATAACGAGAACTTAAATAAAAAAATTGCATTAGATTCGAAAAGAAATAATGTACTTGTAAATGTAGTAGACAATAAGGAGTTATCTACATTTATAGTACCTTCAGTTGTAAGAAGAGGCGATCTTTCTATTGCTATATCAACTAATGGTAAAAGTCCTTTGTTATCAAAAATGATTAAGGAAAAGCTTAAAAATGAAATAAATGATGGTTATATAAATTTGGTTAAAAAACTTTATGAAGAAAGAAAGATTTTAAAAGAATCAAATCTTTCTACAGAAGAGAAAATTGAAATATATAAAAAAATTATAAACGATAGTGGCTTATTAAAGTGA
- the hemL gene encoding glutamate-1-semialdehyde 2,1-aminomutase, giving the protein MILDKSEKLFERAKKFMPGGVNSPVRAFKSVGINPPFIKYGIGSHITDVDGNTYIDYVLSWGPLILGHSHKEVTDALKSQVEKGTSYGACTELEILMAEKIIKACPSVEVIRMVNSGTEATMTAIRLARGYTGRDIIVKFAGCYHGHSDSLLIKAGSGALTFGVPDSKGITKEIAKDTIISKYNDFDMIKRIFEKYGDNIAGVIVEPVAGNMGTVPPKEGFLRTLRDVTLKYGSLLIFDEVMSGFRVSYNCAQGLYGIKPDLTTFGKIIGGGLPVGAYGGRENIMRYISPDGPVYQAGTLSGNPLAMAAGIKTLDILSNNPKLYDDMDKKAERLCSGLKDSMEKCGINVTINRVGTMMCMFFNDTSVYDYESAIKSDIDMYAKYFRGMLKRGIYLPPSQFETFFLSTEHSDDDIEKTIEASYDTAREITK; this is encoded by the coding sequence ATGATATTAGATAAATCAGAAAAGCTTTTTGAAAGGGCAAAAAAGTTTATGCCTGGCGGAGTAAATAGCCCTGTAAGAGCTTTTAAGTCAGTCGGAATTAATCCGCCTTTTATAAAATATGGCATTGGGAGCCATATAACCGATGTTGATGGAAATACATATATTGATTATGTACTTTCATGGGGCCCTCTTATACTCGGACATTCTCATAAAGAAGTTACCGATGCATTAAAAAGTCAAGTTGAAAAAGGCACAAGTTATGGTGCATGCACAGAATTGGAAATTTTAATGGCGGAAAAAATAATAAAAGCATGTCCATCAGTAGAAGTAATTAGAATGGTTAACTCTGGTACAGAAGCCACAATGACTGCAATAAGACTTGCAAGAGGGTATACTGGAAGAGACATAATCGTAAAATTTGCAGGATGCTACCATGGTCATTCAGATAGTCTTCTTATAAAAGCCGGCTCTGGCGCTTTAACATTTGGAGTTCCAGATTCAAAAGGGATTACAAAAGAGATAGCAAAAGATACTATCATATCAAAATACAATGATTTTGATATGATAAAGCGTATATTTGAAAAATATGGCGATAATATAGCTGGTGTAATTGTAGAACCCGTTGCTGGCAATATGGGGACAGTACCACCTAAGGAAGGATTCTTAAGAACATTGAGGGATGTTACGCTAAAATATGGTTCACTTCTTATATTTGATGAAGTTATGTCAGGTTTCAGGGTATCGTATAATTGTGCACAAGGCCTATATGGTATAAAACCAGATTTAACTACATTTGGTAAGATAATCGGTGGTGGATTACCTGTTGGCGCCTATGGCGGTAGAGAGAACATAATGAGATATATATCACCAGATGGTCCAGTATACCAGGCAGGAACTTTATCAGGAAACCCTTTAGCTATGGCAGCGGGCATTAAGACCCTAGATATTCTATCAAATAATCCTAAATTATATGATGATATGGACAAAAAAGCTGAACGGTTATGTAGTGGCTTAAAAGATAGCATGGAAAAGTGTGGAATTAATGTTACAATAAATAGGGTCGGAACTATGATGTGTATGTTCTTTAATGACACATCTGTTTATGATTATGAATCGGCAATAAAATCAGATATTGATATGTATGCAAAGTATTTTAGGGGTATGCTTAAGAGAGGAATATATTTACCACCGTCGCAATTTGAAACATTTTTTTTATCTACTGAGCATAGTGATGATGATATCGAAAAGACAATTGAAGCGAGTTATGATACTGCAAGGGAAATTACAAAGTGA
- a CDS encoding ATP-binding cassette domain-containing protein encodes MNLSIKIKDLKKQFNNFEAVQGITFDVKEGEVFGLLGPNGAGKTTTIRMITTLMPPTSGEIFVAGLDVKKEGATVRRHIGYVPQALSADSTLTGYENLLFIAKLLRLKKDERKERIDYILNMLNLKDAANRLVREYSGGMVRRLEIGQAIIHKPQVLILDEPTVGLDPVARHNVWNVLDNLRKETGLTILITTHYMEEAEAICGRIAIMNSGKIAALGTPNELKIKTGNPNANLEDVFTFFIGNQFESGGSYREARQLRRRLQKFN; translated from the coding sequence ATGAATTTATCAATCAAGATAAAAGATCTCAAAAAGCAATTTAATAATTTTGAAGCAGTTCAAGGCATTACATTTGATGTAAAAGAAGGTGAAGTTTTTGGCCTTTTAGGTCCAAATGGTGCAGGCAAAACAACTACTATAAGAATGATAACGACCTTGATGCCTCCAACATCAGGTGAAATCTTTGTCGCTGGTCTTGATGTAAAAAAAGAAGGTGCTACTGTTCGAAGGCATATAGGATATGTTCCACAAGCTCTTTCTGCAGATTCGACATTAACAGGATATGAAAACCTACTTTTCATTGCAAAATTATTAAGGCTTAAGAAAGACGAAAGAAAGGAACGAATAGATTATATACTCAATATGCTAAATCTTAAAGATGCAGCGAATCGCCTTGTGAGAGAATATTCAGGTGGAATGGTAAGAAGGCTCGAAATCGGTCAGGCTATAATACATAAGCCACAAGTTTTGATACTTGATGAGCCGACAGTTGGGCTTGATCCTGTAGCAAGGCATAACGTATGGAATGTACTTGATAATTTGAGAAAAGAAACAGGTCTTACAATTTTAATTACAACTCATTACATGGAAGAAGCTGAAGCTATTTGTGGAAGAATTGCCATAATGAATAGTGGCAAAATTGCAGCATTAGGTACTCCAAATGAATTAAAGATAAAAACGGGTAATCCGAACGCAAATCTTGAAGATGTGTTTACATTTTTTATTGGAAATCAATTCGAATCAGGAGGTAGTTATCGTGAAGCAAGACAGTTACGCAGAAGATTACAAAAATTTAACTAA
- a CDS encoding DHHA1 domain-containing protein: MQKLYYYDSYTKDFTANVVDIRKINGYYEVILDKTYFYPESGGQTADHGTIDGLKVENVILRDDDVIHILKECPHNKTVSCLIDWNRRFDNMQQHTGQHLLSAVFNKLYDAETESFNIGDMFSHITILNDKLSEKDIEKVEEETNKIIYLNLPVITYFVDNEKLNELPLRKEPKISNNIRIVEIKEFDYSPCGGTHVKNLGEIGIIKIRKWEKVKDGIRVEFVCGLRAVKDFINKNNYINRLTNILSIQESGVINSVNKLTLENKELKKELNKLKDNILSYEAEKLLDKSINLNKYRLIVKTYENRKIKELRTLSQIIAKGRGMIAILSNVSENVDIIISRSDDVNININSFFKEILDVIDGKGGGSPKSCQGSGKLKENLNIAIDKAVNMISKESMK; this comes from the coding sequence ATGCAAAAATTATATTACTATGATAGCTATACAAAGGATTTTACTGCAAATGTAGTCGATATAAGAAAAATTAACGGATATTATGAGGTTATACTCGATAAAACATATTTTTATCCTGAAAGCGGAGGACAAACAGCTGATCATGGTACTATAGATGGGTTAAAAGTAGAAAATGTTATTTTAAGAGATGATGATGTGATTCACATCTTAAAAGAATGTCCTCATAATAAAACCGTCAGTTGCTTAATTGACTGGAATAGAAGGTTTGACAATATGCAACAGCATACGGGACAGCACCTTTTATCGGCAGTCTTCAACAAATTATATGATGCTGAGACAGAGAGCTTTAACATAGGCGATATGTTTTCACATATAACCATATTGAATGATAAACTTTCAGAAAAGGATATAGAAAAAGTAGAAGAAGAAACAAATAAAATAATATATTTAAATTTACCTGTTATAACGTATTTTGTTGACAATGAAAAATTGAATGAATTACCATTGAGAAAAGAACCTAAGATTAGCAATAATATAAGAATTGTTGAGATAAAAGAATTTGATTATTCACCATGCGGAGGTACACATGTAAAAAATTTAGGCGAAATAGGTATTATTAAAATCAGGAAATGGGAAAAGGTTAAGGATGGAATAAGAGTAGAATTTGTCTGCGGATTGAGGGCAGTGAAAGACTTTATAAATAAAAATAATTATATAAATAGATTAACAAACATTCTATCGATTCAAGAAAGTGGTGTAATTAATAGCGTTAATAAATTAACATTAGAAAATAAGGAATTAAAAAAGGAATTAAATAAGTTAAAGGATAATATATTGTCATATGAGGCAGAAAAATTACTAGATAAATCAATTAATTTAAATAAATATCGATTAATAGTAAAAACGTATGAAAACCGTAAAATAAAAGAATTACGGACATTATCACAAATTATTGCGAAAGGAAGGGGTATGATTGCCATATTAAGCAATGTTTCTGAGAATGTTGATATAATAATTTCACGTTCTGATGATGTCAATATAAACATAAATTCATTTTTTAAAGAAATATTGGACGTAATAGATGGAAAAGGTGGCGGGAGCCCTAAATCATGTCAAGGTAGTGGAAAATTAAAGGAAAATTTAAATATAGCTATTGATAAAGCAGTTAACATGATATCCAAAGAATCAATGAAATAA
- a CDS encoding NifB/NifX family molybdenum-iron cluster-binding protein, translating to MKVAISSEGKTLESKVDSRFGRAQYFIIVDNQTMEYKVLDNTAASQSSGAGTKASQLLLDEKIEALISSNVGPNAMDVFNAADISVYKAVNGDVKTNLEDFNRGLLEKILEPTNRGHHGEH from the coding sequence ATGAAAGTAGCAATTTCATCAGAAGGCAAAACACTTGAGTCGAAGGTTGATTCAAGATTTGGACGTGCTCAGTATTTTATTATAGTTGACAATCAGACAATGGAATATAAAGTACTTGATAATACAGCGGCATCACAAAGCAGCGGTGCGGGAACAAAAGCATCGCAATTGCTGCTTGACGAAAAAATTGAAGCTCTTATATCAAGCAATGTAGGGCCGAATGCAATGGATGTTTTTAATGCTGCAGATATATCTGTATATAAAGCGGTAAATGGAGATGTAAAAACAAATTTAGAGGACTTTAATAGAGGCTTACTTGAAAAAATTTTAGAGCCTACGAATAGAGGACACCATGGTGAGCACTAA
- a CDS encoding aspartyl-phosphate phosphatase Spo0E family protein yields MCKNISILEKQISSLRDELDDLVQQEEVKYDIVLDLSRRLDDLIVLYVSTKAKNYISSDDVIQ; encoded by the coding sequence ATGTGCAAAAATATTTCGATATTGGAAAAACAAATCAGTAGCCTTAGAGATGAACTTGATGATTTAGTTCAGCAGGAGGAGGTTAAGTATGATATAGTACTTGACCTAAGCCGTAGACTTGACGACTTAATTGTATTATATGTTTCAACAAAAGCAAAAAATTATATATCAAGTGACGATGTTATTCAATAA
- a CDS encoding ECF transporter S component has product MNENNLKRLVYISLMTALITVGTMVIQIPTPATKGYINIGDSFIFLTAAILGPLAGFISGGLGSALADLLSGYAVWAPWTFVIKGVEGLIVALLLRKNRNILFRIITFIIASLWMVFGYYMGGSVMYGFKASFGDVPGNVVQGIASIVIGTVLVEALSRIKYFRDLKRG; this is encoded by the coding sequence ATGAATGAAAATAATTTAAAAAGGCTTGTTTACATTTCATTGATGACAGCTCTTATCACTGTTGGAACGATGGTAATTCAGATTCCAACACCGGCAACAAAAGGTTATATTAATATTGGCGATTCCTTTATATTTTTAACAGCTGCCATATTAGGACCTTTAGCAGGATTTATATCAGGTGGACTTGGCTCTGCACTTGCAGATTTGTTATCAGGATATGCAGTATGGGCACCGTGGACTTTTGTAATAAAGGGTGTAGAAGGACTTATTGTTGCACTTTTACTTAGAAAAAATAGAAATATATTGTTTAGAATAATAACTTTTATAATAGCATCATTATGGATGGTTTTTGGATATTACATGGGTGGATCAGTTATGTATGGATTTAAAGCATCATTTGGTGATGTTCCCGGAAATGTAGTGCAGGGGATTGCAAGTATTGTGATAGGAACTGTACTTGTGGAGGCTCTATCGAGAATAAAATATTTCAGAGACTTAAAGAGGGGTTAA
- a CDS encoding ABC transporter permease: MKQDSYAEDYKNLTKTKPSLTFIFDYMLNSLTIAEMEIRKLRHDPTELLTRAVQPVLWLLIFGQAFSRIRAIPTGNVNYQTFMTPGILAQSMMFISIFYGLTIIWDKDQGILQKLIAMPVPRAAFVTGKAFGAAVRATSQVFIILILALLLRLDIKWSFLGVFMSIITIVFGAAFFSSLSMALAAIVKSRERFMGIGQVITMPLFFASNAIYPIQIMPHWLQILAQINPLSYVVELLRGYLINGITPSAGMDWIILICATILIQFISAILYPHIVT; this comes from the coding sequence GTGAAGCAAGACAGTTACGCAGAAGATTACAAAAATTTAACTAAGACTAAACCATCTTTGACTTTTATATTTGATTATATGCTCAATTCATTAACTATTGCAGAAATGGAAATAAGAAAGCTAAGGCATGATCCTACAGAACTTTTAACACGAGCTGTTCAGCCTGTTTTATGGCTCCTAATATTTGGTCAGGCATTTTCACGTATTCGTGCAATTCCAACTGGCAATGTAAATTATCAAACATTTATGACTCCTGGTATTTTAGCACAATCTATGATGTTTATATCAATTTTCTATGGCCTTACTATAATATGGGATAAAGATCAGGGCATATTACAAAAATTAATAGCTATGCCGGTACCACGAGCTGCGTTTGTAACAGGTAAAGCATTCGGTGCAGCTGTAAGAGCTACAAGCCAGGTATTCATAATTTTAATATTAGCACTTTTACTGAGGTTAGACATTAAATGGAGTTTTTTAGGTGTTTTTATGAGTATTATCACTATTGTATTTGGTGCTGCTTTTTTCTCATCATTATCAATGGCATTAGCAGCAATAGTAAAAAGTAGGGAAAGATTTATGGGGATAGGCCAGGTTATAACAATGCCATTGTTCTTTGCAAGCAATGCTATTTATCCTATACAAATCATGCCACATTGGCTTCAAATCCTTGCACAAATCAATCCATTAAGCTATGTTGTCGAACTTTTAAGGGGATACCTTATAAATGGCATTACACCTTCTGCTGGGATGGACTGGATAATACTTATATGTGCAACTATATTAATACAGTTTATTTCTGCAATATTATACCCACATATAGTGACATAA
- a CDS encoding 4Fe-4S binding protein, with protein sequence MAHLITDECISCGACAAECPVDAIHEGDGKYEVDANKCIDCGACEAVCPTGAIKAE encoded by the coding sequence ATGGCACATTTAATTACAGATGAATGCATTAGCTGTGGTGCTTGTGCTGCAGAATGCCCTGTAGATGCTATTCATGAAGGAGACGGCAAATACGAAGTAGATGCTAATAAATGTATTGATTGTGGTGCTTGTGAGGCTGTATGCCCAACAGGAGCTATAAAAGCAGAATAA
- a CDS encoding DUF5320 domain-containing protein: MPRGDGTGPMGFGPMTGRGMGYCAGYNVPGYMNGFGFGMHRGYRHMFYATGIPGWSRFGYAVDEKAYLKAEAQYLEDQLKYIKDRLDELDKKDNKEDK; encoded by the coding sequence ATGCCAAGAGGAGATGGAACAGGTCCTATGGGATTTGGACCAATGACAGGAAGAGGTATGGGTTACTGCGCAGGTTATAATGTACCTGGATATATGAATGGATTTGGTTTTGGGATGCATAGAGGATATAGACATATGTTCTATGCAACAGGGATACCAGGTTGGAGTAGATTCGGCTATGCTGTAGACGAGAAAGCATATTTGAAAGCAGAAGCTCAATACCTTGAGGATCAGCTTAAATATATAAAAGACAGGCTGGACGAACTGGATAAAAAAGACAATAAAGAAGATAAATAA
- a CDS encoding MarR family transcriptional regulator, with product MNDDNIKSLEYLLREINHRMNLITRSYLNTKGITMSRFWVLNKLYKDKPITMKQLQMQLLLSPGTLTGLIDNLVNDNLVKRWRDNEDRRLVYLTLTEEGYKLLVEILEYRSSVLKKIIDNKNSFDIKQLNDNLESLLKMSDDIIDLK from the coding sequence ATGAATGATGATAATATAAAATCACTAGAATATCTTTTAAGAGAAATAAATCACAGAATGAATCTCATAACAAGAAGTTATCTAAACACTAAGGGAATTACAATGTCAAGATTTTGGGTATTAAACAAATTATATAAAGATAAACCCATTACAATGAAACAGCTCCAGATGCAACTTCTTTTATCACCAGGAACCCTTACAGGTTTAATTGATAATCTTGTAAATGATAATCTTGTAAAAAGATGGAGGGATAATGAAGATAGACGCCTTGTATACCTCACATTGACTGAAGAGGGCTATAAACTTTTAGTTGAAATTTTAGAATATCGTTCATCAGTTCTTAAAAAAATAATTGATAATAAAAATTCATTCGATATCAAACAATTAAATGATAATTTAGAATCACTGCTTAAAATGTCTGATGACATTATCGATTTGAAATAA
- a CDS encoding calcium-translocating P-type ATPase, SERCA-type, which produces MREIWTLDALEIAKEMKVDINSGISEGEAAKRLEKYGPNTLRTKNKRTILSMFIDQFKDYMVIILIIASIVSLFLGEFTDAVIILFIILMNAFLGMIQENNAEKSLEALKKLSAPVSRILRDGKINDVESQKIVPGDIIFLEAGNFVPADGRIIESVNLKIDESALTGESLPVEKVSDKLSDKDLNIGDRINMVYAGTIVTYGRGKFIVTATGMETEMGKIANMLEDDDKIKTPMQIKLEQLGKYLGTGALIICTIIFFIGIMEKRPVFDMFMTSVSLAVAAIPEGLPAIVTITLALGVQKMIKRNAIIRKLPAVETLGSASVICSDKTGTLTQNKMTVVKIYTDFKEINLKEKYDSDANFILKNAALCTDAFIDNEGKSYGDPTEVALVAAFENNVSKKNDIEKENPRTAEIPFDSERKMMTTIHRLKSDKFRVITKGAPDNVIERCKYIIKDGKVEPLEENDRLNLKNENEKMGKDALRVLAISYKDIEHIPNVLDIDGVENDLIFIGLIGMIDPPREEVKDSVKICKKAGIKPVMITGDHKITAMAIAKELGILDKDDVAVTGKDLEKMSDDELNGKVKKISVYARVSPEHKMRIIKAWQNNKAVVAMTGDGVNDAPALKQADIGAAMGITGTDVAKEASDMVLTDDNFTTIVAAVEEGRTIYANIKKSIHYLLSCNIGEILVLLVATLLGMPMPLKPIHILWVNLVTDSLPALALGVEPSEKDIMLQKPRPKDENVFADGLWFRIPVEGIMIGIVSFLAFTIGLKESLSNARTMAFTVLTLSQLSQAMNVRSNKSIFKIGLFRNKYMILALVVSIILQLIVILTPLNTIFNIKNVNLYDWDIIILLSLAPLIIMEIIKPIFFGSKK; this is translated from the coding sequence ATGAGAGAAATTTGGACACTTGATGCTTTAGAAATTGCGAAGGAAATGAAGGTAGACATAAATTCAGGCATTTCCGAGGGCGAAGCAGCTAAAAGACTTGAGAAATACGGGCCAAATACTCTGAGGACAAAAAATAAAAGGACAATTCTTTCAATGTTTATTGATCAGTTTAAAGATTATATGGTTATTATATTAATTATCGCTTCTATTGTATCATTGTTCTTAGGTGAGTTTACTGATGCAGTTATTATACTTTTTATTATTTTAATGAATGCATTTTTAGGAATGATACAAGAAAATAATGCAGAAAAATCGCTTGAAGCATTAAAAAAACTTTCCGCACCGGTATCAAGAATTTTAAGAGATGGTAAAATAAATGATGTAGAATCACAAAAAATTGTGCCAGGTGATATAATTTTTCTTGAGGCAGGTAATTTTGTACCTGCTGATGGAAGGATAATAGAATCTGTTAATTTAAAGATTGATGAGTCAGCGCTTACAGGTGAATCTTTGCCAGTGGAAAAAGTAAGCGATAAATTATCTGATAAGGATTTAAATATTGGCGACAGGATTAATATGGTATATGCTGGTACAATCGTCACATATGGCAGGGGAAAATTTATTGTCACTGCAACTGGAATGGAAACTGAAATGGGAAAAATTGCAAATATGCTTGAAGATGATGATAAAATAAAAACACCAATGCAAATTAAATTGGAACAGCTCGGCAAATATCTGGGTACAGGAGCATTAATAATTTGCACTATAATATTTTTTATAGGAATAATGGAAAAAAGGCCTGTTTTTGATATGTTTATGACATCAGTTAGTTTAGCAGTTGCGGCAATACCTGAAGGATTACCGGCGATTGTTACAATTACGCTAGCACTTGGCGTTCAAAAGATGATTAAGAGAAATGCTATAATAAGAAAGCTTCCAGCTGTTGAGACATTGGGAAGTGCCAGTGTAATATGCTCGGATAAAACAGGTACACTTACACAAAATAAAATGACTGTAGTTAAAATATACACTGACTTTAAAGAAATAAATTTAAAAGAAAAATATGATAGTGATGCGAACTTCATCTTAAAAAATGCTGCATTATGCACGGATGCCTTTATCGATAATGAAGGTAAAAGCTATGGAGATCCGACAGAAGTTGCATTAGTGGCGGCTTTTGAAAATAATGTATCTAAAAAAAATGATATCGAAAAGGAAAATCCCAGAACGGCTGAAATTCCATTTGATTCAGAAAGAAAAATGATGACGACAATCCATAGATTGAAAAGCGATAAATTTCGTGTAATAACAAAGGGCGCTCCTGATAATGTAATTGAGAGATGTAAATATATAATAAAAGATGGCAAGGTAGAGCCCCTAGAAGAAAATGATAGATTAAATTTAAAGAATGAAAATGAAAAAATGGGAAAAGATGCTTTAAGGGTTCTTGCAATATCATATAAAGATATTGAACATATTCCCAATGTTTTGGACATCGATGGTGTCGAGAATGATTTGATATTTATCGGATTGATCGGAATGATAGATCCTCCAAGAGAAGAAGTAAAAGATTCTGTAAAAATATGCAAAAAAGCAGGTATAAAACCTGTTATGATTACAGGAGACCATAAGATTACAGCAATGGCTATAGCAAAAGAATTAGGGATTTTAGATAAGGATGATGTAGCCGTTACAGGTAAGGATTTAGAAAAGATGTCAGATGATGAATTGAATGGAAAAGTAAAAAAAATATCAGTATATGCAAGAGTATCACCAGAGCATAAAATGAGGATTATTAAAGCATGGCAAAACAATAAAGCTGTAGTTGCAATGACAGGCGATGGTGTAAATGATGCACCAGCATTGAAACAGGCAGATATAGGTGCAGCAATGGGGATAACAGGTACTGATGTTGCAAAAGAGGCATCTGATATGGTATTGACAGATGATAATTTTACAACGATCGTTGCCGCTGTTGAGGAAGGAAGGACAATATATGCTAATATAAAGAAGTCGATACACTATCTCTTATCGTGTAACATTGGGGAAATACTTGTTTTACTTGTTGCAACATTATTGGGAATGCCAATGCCATTAAAGCCAATACACATTTTATGGGTGAATTTGGTAACTGATAGTCTACCTGCACTTGCTTTAGGTGTAGAGCCTTCTGAAAAAGATATTATGTTACAAAAGCCAAGACCAAAAGATGAAAATGTATTTGCAGATGGACTATGGTTTAGAATTCCTGTAGAAGGAATAATGATAGGTATAGTATCTTTTTTGGCTTTTACCATAGGATTAAAAGAAAGTCTAAGCAATGCAAGAACAATGGCATTTACGGTTTTAACACTTTCACAGCTTTCACAGGCGATGAATGTGAGGTCAAATAAATCAATATTTAAAATTGGATTGTTTAGAAATAAGTATATGATTTTGGCTTTAGTTGTATCTATAATATTACAATTGATAGTTATATTAACACCATTAAATACTATATTCAATATTAAAAATGTAAATTTATATGATTGGGATATTATTATTTTATTGTCATTAGCCCCATTAATAATTATGGAAATCATTAAACCGATATTTTTTGGAAGCAAAAAATAA